In one window of Denticeps clupeoides chromosome 2, fDenClu1.1, whole genome shotgun sequence DNA:
- the traip gene encoding E3 ubiquitin-protein ligase TRAIP, whose product MPIRAYCTICSDFFDHSRDVAAIHCGHTFHYECLLQWFQTAPNKTCPQCRKQVSTRHIINRLFFDIGGEHDGAAADPESLQNEVDRLKAVISSKDRDCRDKQKVLDGLKETVERQRQELECARREIGEKEKLCAAMRKQMKFLEHQHNEVKVAKEEAQRLRVKMKTYESLDVVLQGQRAEVEAMISDMGVGQSAVEQLSIYCISLKKEYENLKGNLRSSSELCDKLRRELLTSNSKLQKATLEMNRTKEDIKAMQIDLTNADKEIISLKKNVEVLQKTLTTPTRTNEAISRLLFESPAPLELKPRLHQPPNCQEIDLNLTFDVPTPEPAERNKSHTSAPSKKIRLDPAGSSSARSENTFGSKNTHGKEEAGDMEPFLHNSLLFRKKTFGSMLEPHSKPGVVRTGYDGLGGRTKFIQPSPLAELRPLTMKAKRKKVSRPPMRKLPDRHTLDNFLE is encoded by the exons ATGCCTATCCGGGCTTACTGCACCATCTGCTCCGATTTCTTTGATCACTCAAGAGATGTGGCCGCCATCCACTGCGGCCATACGTTTCACTACGAATG TCTGCTGCAGTGGTTTCAGACAGCCCCAAACAAGACTTGCCCACAGTGCAGGAAGCAG GTGAGCACCAGACACATCATCAACAGGTTGTTCTTTGACATTGGAGGAGAACATGACGGCGCCGCAGCTGACCCTGAGAGtctgcag AATGAAGTAGACCGTTTGAAAGCTGTCATTAGTTCCAAAG ACAGAGATTGTCGCGACAAGCAGAAGGTGTTGGACGGCCTGAAGGAGACAGTGGAGAGGCAGAGACAGGAGCTGGAATGTGCGAGGAGAGAAATTGGGGAAAAAGAGAAACTCTGTGCTGCTATGCGG AAACAGATGAAGTTTCTGGAGCACCAACATAATGAGGTAAAAGTGGCAAAAGAGGAGGCCCAGCGACTCAGAGTTAAAATGAAGACTTATgagag TTTAGATGTGGTGCTCCAGGGTCAGAGGGCGGAGGTCGAGGCTATGATCAGTGACATGGGAGTGGGGCAGTCGGCTGTGGAACAGCTGTCTATCTACTGTATCTCGCTGAAGAA GGAGTATGAGAATCTGAAGGGCAACCTACGATCTTCTAGTGAGCTGTGTGACAAACTCCGCAGAGAGCTGCTTACTTCAAACAGCAAG TTGCAGAAGGCCACACTGGAGATGAATCGTACTAAAGAGGACATTAAGGCCATGCAGATCGACCTGACCAATGCTGACAAAGAGATCATT AGTTTAAAGAAGAATGTGGAGGTGCTCCAGAAGACCTTGACCACTCCCACCCGCACCAATGAGGCCATTAGTCGGCTGCTGTTTGAGAG TCCTGCTCCTCTGGAATTGAAGCCCCGCCTCCATCAACCTCCTAACTGTCAGGAGATCGACCTGAATCTTACATTTGATGTGCCCACCCCTGAACCTGCAGAACGTAACAAGTCACACACATCAGCTCCTAGCAAAAAGATCCGCCTGGATCCAGCAGG GTCCTCATCTGCTCGTTCTGAGAATACATTTGGAAGCAAG AACACCCATGGGAAAGAGGAGGCAGGTGACATGGAGCCATTCCTCCACAATTCTCTCTTGTTTCGGAAGAAAACTTTTGGAAGCATGCTTGAACCTCACAGCAAACCTGGAGTA GTGAGGACTGGTTATGATGGACTTGGAGGACGGACCAAATTCATCCAACCT TCTCCACTTGCAGAACTGCGTCCTCTGACTATGAAAGCAAAAAGGAAGAAGGTTTCCCGTCCACCAATGAGAAAACTCCCTGACCGTCACACTCTCGACAACTTTCTGGAGTGA
- the LOC114780193 gene encoding actin-related protein 2/3 complex subunit 4: protein MTATLRPYLNAVRATLQAALCLENFSSQVVERHNKPEVEVRSSKELLLQPVIISRNEKEKVLIEGSINSVRVSIAVKQADEIEKILCHKFMRFMMMRAENFFILRRKPVEGYDISFLITNFHTEQMYKHKLVDFVIHFMEEIDKEISEMKLSVNARARIVAEEFLKNF from the exons atg ACTGCAACGCTCCGCCCGTACCTGAATGCAGTGCGTGCCACTCTGCAGGCTGCTCTGTGTTTGGAGAACTTCTCCTCTCAGGTGGTGGAGCGCCACAACAAACCTGAGGTGGAAGTCCG GAGCAGTAAGGAACTGTTGCTACAGCCTGTGATCATCAGTAGGAATGAAAAGGAGAAGGTTCTGATTGAAGGATCTATCAACTCTGTACGAGTCAGCATTGCTGTCAAGCAG gctGATGAGATTGAGAAGATCCTTTGTCACAAGTTCATGCGCTTCATGATGATGAGAGCAGAGAACTTCTTCATCCTGAGGAGGAAGCCTGTTGAG GGCTATGACATCAGCTTTCTCATCACAAACTTCCACACAGAGCAGATGTATAAGCACAAGTTGGTGGACTTTGTAATCCACTTCATGGAGGAGATTGATAAGGAAATCAGTGAGATGAAGCTGTCAGTCAATGCCAGGGCACGCATTGTTGCTGAGGAGTTCCTCAAAAAT TTTTAA
- the h1-10 gene encoding histone H1.10 — protein MATPVPETVPGMAPSGPAAAPQASGAKKKKKKKKGKKGQPGKYSQLVIDAIRKLAEKSGSSLVKIYNEAKKVSWFDQQNGRMYLRYSIRALLLNDTLVQVRGMGANGSFKLNRSKFEAKKKKKKKGSSEAAAAKLSPRKKVAKKPAAAAGTKKAKSRRSS, from the coding sequence ATGGCGACCCCCGTTCCAGAAACTGTCCCGGGAATGGCGCCTTCAGGCCCCGCAGCCGCGCCGCAGGCGTCCGgggccaagaagaagaagaagaagaagaaggggaagaaggggCAGCCGGGCAAGTACAGCCAGCTGGTGATCGATGCCATCCGCAAGCTGGCGGAGAAAAGCGGCTCGTCGCTCGTCAAGATCTACAACGAAGCCAAGAAAGTGAGCTGGTTCGACCAGCAGAACGGTCGCATGTACCTGCGCTACTCCATCCGCGCACTGCTGCTCAACGACACGCTGGTGCAGGTGAGGGGCATGGGCGCCAACGGATCCTTCAAGCTCAACAGGAGCAAGTTCGaggccaagaagaagaagaagaagaagggcaGCAGCGAGGCGGCGGCCGCCAAGCTCAGTCCGAGGAAGAAGGTGGCCAAGAagcccgcagcagcagcaggcaccAAAAAAGCCAAGAGCAGGAGGTCCAGCTGA
- the ccndbp1 gene encoding cyclin-D1-binding protein 1 homolog, with product MSSDNIHADLLVPLRNVFNAVKCIRDRVRDGESGEAGGEFNLSNFWETLIETVKATSQEATKLSLAFSKSPLPSAEDAEKLAESMQKAVLVMSTVFYWLPKSQGLTLRRAVRDATGDVLDGVVQLLDVILSSPLQSLSQEQLNSTGGVWASCDHFEQLPRDNQAAVLAQLTSYTAVVKDAIEEMEQAQAEIQDPFADILDEDDIAARGNQDTYWSEADRQLMAPCLGLMKASGACLRKMSYAVRTSGRVDTPENTAQLDDLADAARDISPSVDDLALTLYPPMDHSAVELNACKLSSVLQKVLDLVRATHVSSETDVSWVQFLQGAVEHNLGKVKTALNGSG from the exons ATGAGCAGCGACAACATCCACGCGGATCTCCTGGTTCCTTTACGGAACGTTTTTAACGCGGTGAAGTGCATCCGTGACCGCGTCAGAG ATGGAGAGTCTGGCGAAGCGGGCGGGGAATTTAACTTGTCCAATTTCTGGGAGACTCTGA TTGAGACCGTGAAGGCCACGTCCCAGGAGGCCACCAAGCTGAGCCTTGCCTTCTCCAAATCACCTCTGCCCTCTGCTGAG GATGCTGAGAAACTGGCGGAGTCCATGCAGAAGGCGGTCCTGGTGATGTCCACAGTCTTCTACTGGCTGCCCAAGAGCCAAG GTTTAACTCTCCGCCGAGCTGTTCGAGATGCAACAGGTGATGTGCTGGATGGTGTGGTCCAGCTTCTTGATGTCATCCTCAGCTCTCCTCTACAGAG TTTGTCTCAGGAACAGCTAAACTCGACGGGTGGAGTTTGGGCGTCATGTGACCATTTTGAACAGCTACCCCGAG ATAACCAGGCTGCTGTTCTGGCACAGCTGACGTCATACACGGCAGTGGTGAAGGATGCCATTGAGGAGATGGAACAG GCTCAGGCTGAGATTCAGGACCCCTTTGCTGACATTCTGGATGAAGATGACATTGCCGCCCGTGGAAACCAAGATACGTACTGGAGTGAAGCAGACCGGCAGCTGATGGCACCGTGCCTGGGCCTGATGAAGGCATCGGGGGCGTGTCTGAGGAAAATGTCTTATGCCGTGAGGACCAGTGGTCGAGTTGACACTCCTGAAAACACTGCACAACTTGACGATCTTGCTGATGCCGCTAGAGACATCAGCCCTAG TGTTGATGACCTGGCCCTTACTCTCTACCCCCCCATGGACCACTCAGCAGTGGAACTCAAT GCTTGCAAACTGTCTTCTGTTTTGCAGAAAGTTCTTGACCTGGTCAG GGCAACTCATGTCAGTTCAGAGACAGATGTCAGCTGGGTGCAGTTTCTACAGGGTGCGGTAGAGCACAACCTGGGGAAGGTCAAGACAGCTCTGAATGGCTCTGGATGA